In Gemmatimonadaceae bacterium, the genomic window TGTTGCGCCAGACGCGCCGCGGCCCCGGCGCCCATGGAGTGACCCATCACGTACACGCGCGACGCATCGATGCGATAGTCCGCACGCAACGCCGTCATCAGCGAATCGAACTGCTCCGGGCTCTTCATGAAGGCGGTGGTGGCCGGCGACACAAACAGCAGTCCCGCCTCGAACGCCAGCCGCGCCGCAATGCCGCGCCCGTACGACATCGGGAACATGTTCTCATCGCCGCCCGCCCCGTGCAGCGCGATCAGCACCCCCACTGGCTTCGTCGCGGCGGCCGGCGGCGCCATGATACGCATCGGGACCACGTCGCCACCCACGCCACGATATGCCGTCCAACGATCACCCGTGGCCTTGGCGTACGGATTCTGTCCCTTCGCCAGCATCGCGATCTCGCGCGTCACTGCCGCCGCCAGATCAGCCGGCTTGGAGAGAAACTCGGCGCTCCGCTCCGGGGAGATCGTGTCCACCAGCAGTCGCAGACGCGCGTTCGCCGCGACCACCGCACGCGCCAGTGGGCCAGTACTGTCCACCGCGGCGAGCTGCTGCTGCAGTCGCGCGCGCACCACGCTCGCGCGCTCGCCGTTGATGAGGGTGGAGGGCACCGGCCGGATGATGAGCCCCGATGGGCCCAGCGCCGCCATCGCCGAATCCATGATCGCCGCCGTCACGGCGAACCGCCCACCAAAGAAGCTCAGCGTGGAGCGGTCGAAGGTCTTGTTCACGTACACCCGCACACTGTCGCTGATGCGCCCGAGCGAATCGGCCTCGGCGTAGCGCACATCCATGAACAGATAGCGGGCCGCCAGATCCGCTCGGGTGATCGTCGGCGACGCGGGCGGTGCCGCCTGTGCCGACAGCACGGCGCCCGACGTCAACGCATGTGCCAGCGCGGCACCGAGCAGATGCATCCCCCGCGTCACGTAAACAGCCCCTCGATCGACAGGTAGCGCTCACCGGTGTCATAGCAGAACGTCAGCACGCGCGCCCCCGCCGGCAGCTTCTCCAGCGTCTGATGCACGGCCG contains:
- a CDS encoding alpha/beta hydrolase, translated to MHLLGAALAHALTSGAVLSAQAAPPASPTITRADLAARYLFMDVRYAEADSLGRISDSVRVYVNKTFDRSTLSFFGGRFAVTAAIMDSAMAALGPSGLIIRPVPSTLINGERASVVRARLQQQLAAVDSTGPLARAVVAANARLRLLVDTISPERSAEFLSKPADLAAAVTREIAMLAKGQNPYAKATGDRWTAYRGVGGDVVPMRIMAPPAAATKPVGVLIALHGAGGDENMFPMSYGRGIAARLAFEAGLLFVSPATTAFMKSPEQFDSLMTALRADYRIDASRVYVMGHSMGAGAAARLAQQRPRELAAVACLAGGAAVTVAGAPPMLFIGASLDPIIPARTVQAAAAGTPGSLYEERPNEGHTLMVRGAVQRAVPWLLQHRRADVK